From a region of the Sesamum indicum cultivar Zhongzhi No. 13 linkage group LG3, S_indicum_v1.0, whole genome shotgun sequence genome:
- the LOC105159037 gene encoding protein ALP1-like translates to MDCNAFGRLCYLLQHAGGVSESRACTVPEQVAIFLSVVAHHKKICVVKHDFLRSGRTIHKHFHRVLRAVIKLYNILLVRSTPITDDCVDPRWKWFKGCLGALDGTFIDVRVPEAEKGRYRTRKGHVAVNVLGVCNPNMQFIYILSGWEGSAADSRVLRDAVHRQGGLRIPTGQYYLCDNGYANAEGFLTPYRGVRYHLREWDSGAGGPQDKFEFFNLKHSSARNVIERTFGLLKMRWGILRSPSFYPIKVQNRIILACCLLHNFLRTEMPDDPLVNELPSDGAEGADADADCVWNIESNPSWNSWRDAMATSMYNEWTSCS, encoded by the exons ATGGACTGTAACGCCTTCGGTCGGCTGTGCTATTTGCTCCAACATGCCGGTGGAGTTTCAGAAAGCAGGGCTTGTACCGTACCGGAGCAAGTCGCTATTTTTCTTAGTGTTGTCGCccatcataaaaagatttgtgTGGTGAAGCATGATTTCTTACGTTCCGGCCGCACGATCCACAAACATTTCCATCGGGTCCTTAGAGCAGTTATCAAACTGTACAACATACTCCTAGTCCGATCTACCCCAATTACTGACGATTGCGTCGACCCACGGTGGAAATGGTTTAAG GGTTGTCTCGGGGCGTTGGATGGAACCTTCATTGACGTCCGAGTACCTGAGGCTGAGAAGGGACGGTATAGAACCCGCAAAGGCCACGTTGCTGTGAATGTACTTGGTGTGTGCAACCCTAATATGCAATTCATATACATTCTTTCTGGTTGGGAGGGGAGTGCAGCGGATAGCCGTGTTTTGCGTGATGCAGTTCACAGACAGGGTGGACTAAGAATTCCTACAG GACAATACTACTTGTGTGACAATGGCTATGCCAATGCTGAAGGTTTCTTGACGCCTTACCGAGGTGTAAGGTACCACTTACGCGAATGGGACAGTGGAGCTGGTGGGCCCcaagataaatttgaatttttcaacttGAAGCACTCTTCCGCCCGGAATGTCATTGAGCGTACTTTTGGTCTACTGAAAATGCGATGGGGAATTCTAAGGAGTCCATCATTCTACCCCATTAAGGTGCAAAACAGGATCATCTTGGCTTGTTGCTTGTTGCACAACTTTTTAAGGACCGAAATGCCTGATGATCCGCTTGTGAACGAGTTGCCCAGTGATGGAGCTGAAGGCGCTGATGCAGATGCCGATTGCGTGTGGAACATTGAGAGCAACCCTTCATGGAATTCATGGAGGGATGCAATGGCGACGTCTATGTACAACGAGTGGACGAGTTGCTCTTGA
- the LOC105159264 gene encoding kinesin-like protein KIN-4C — protein MVYTRNSRIFALENMLATSSSTLVSMASQLSEAEERERAFSGKGRWNQVRSVAGAKNIMNFLFNLAASSRCQLRDTEVDCRQKDAEIRDLKEKVVNLIRQVELQKSELSRQENLVKLALERHTNEMNEAYGACVMNNSDGHAYDLRSKGSKNSNLLNSKVYAFELEDMDTSDDDQREHPRLSDDMDGEWVRTRETKKPQARKRNSKTDSHVETAADLEHSVVATTIERVCCSCSKSSTCKTSRCECRPASGNCTPSCSCGPNKCSNRAFAERSTITTCSLAFAS, from the exons ATGGTCTATACTAGAAATTCGAGGATTTTTGCTCTTGAGAATATGCTTGCCACTTCCTCAAGTACCCTTGTTTCCATGGCATCTCAATTATCAGAAGCAGAGGAGCGTGAACGAGCATTTAGTGGTAAAGGGAGATGGAACCAAGTTCGCTCTGTTGCTGGGGCCAAAAATATCATGAACTTCCTCTTTAACCTGGCAGCATCCTCCCG GTGCCAGCTAAGGGATACAGAAGTTGACTGCAGACAGAAGGATGCAGAAATTAGAGATTTGAAGGAGAAAGTAGTCAACTTGATTAGACAAGTAGAGCTTCAAAAGTCCGAACTCAGCCGTCAGGAAAATTTAGTG AAGTTGGCTTTGGAGAGACATACCAACGAAATGAATGAAGCCTATGGAGCTTGTGTGATGAACAATAGCGACGGGCATGCTTATGACTTACGATCCAAG GGCTCCAAAAACTCCAATCTTCTCAATAGTAAAGTATATGCATTTGAGCTAGAAGACATGGACACATCTGATGATGATCAACGAGAACATCCAAGGCTATCAGATGATATGGACGGCGAGTGGGTACGCACGAGAGAGACAAAAAAACCCCAAGCTAGGAAAAGGAACTCTAAAACGGATAGCCATGTTGAAACGGCTGCTGATTTAGAACACTCAGTTGTGGCGACCACAATTGAGCGAGTATGTTGCTCGTGCAGCAAAAGTTCTACATGCAAGACATCAAGATGCGAATGCCGACCTGCAAGTGGTAATTGTACTCCGTCCTGTAGCTGTGGACCAAACAAATGCAGCAACAGGGCATTTGCAGAACGGAGTACAATTACCACTTGCAGCTTGGCATTCGCATCTTGA
- the LOC105159265 gene encoding kinesin-like protein KIN-4C translates to MRKSDQNHLIKNAHKSEEELGIEGKDDTVSRGLGQSNKLGIVSESDVVLRDDEEMQEGHVAKAGLQNELGISTEDDAVSRAEASSAEGHVAGAEAGGLDLHLPKAFISKEDCITVAKKEIEALKHNLANISSNSDDSAQKLKEEYLQKLNVLETQVAELKKKQDAQAQLLRQKQKSDEAARRLQDEIQRIKTQKVQLQQKIKQESEQFRLWKASREKEVLQLKKEGRRNEYEMHKLLALNQRQKLVLQQKTEEAAMATKRLKELLDSRKASRETPGGGINKGPGIQALVQAIEHELEVTVGVHEVRSEYERQMKERAKMGEEVARLKEEALIGKQQNLSEFPQSMSPGARNSRIFALENMLATSSSTLVSMASQLSEAEERERAFSGRGRWNQVRSVAGAKNIMNFLFNLAASSRCQLRDTEVDCRQKDAEIRDLKEKVVNLIRQVELQKSELSRQENLVKLALERHTNEMNEAYGACVMNNSDGHSYDLRSKVYYDIICVATNINRS, encoded by the exons ATGAGGAAGTCTGACCAGAACCATCTGATCAAAAACGCGCACAAATCAGAAGAGGAATTAGGGATTGAAGGAAAGGACGACACCGTTTCCAGGGGATTAGGGCAATCCAACAAATTGGGGATTGTGAGTGAGAGCGACGTCGTCTTGAGGGATGACGAGGAGATGCAGGAAGGGCACGTGGCAAAAGCTG GGCTGCAGAATGAATTGGGGATTTCGACTGAGGACGACGCCGTTTCGAGGGCAGAAGCAAGTTCAGCAGAAGGACACGTGGCGGGCGCCGAGGCAGGC GGTCTTGACCTTCACCTACCCAAAGCATTCATAAGTAAGGAAGATTGCATAACTGTTGCAAAA AAGGAGATTGAAGCCCTTAAGCATAATCTTGCCAATATCTCTTCCAATTCTGATGATAGTGCTCAAAAGCTGAAGGAAGAGTATCTTCAAAAACTCAATGTCCTTGAGACACAG GTTGctgaattgaagaaaaaacaagatgCTCAAGCTCAACTCCTAagacaaaaacagaaaagtgATGAAGCTGCAAGAAGACTGCAGGATGAGATCCAGAGGATAAAGACACAAAAG GTTCAATtacaacaaaagataaaacaagAATCTGAGCAGTTCAGGCTATGGAAAGCATCTCGAGAAAAAGAAGTGCTTCAG CTAAAAAAAGAgggaagaagaaatgaatatgAGATGCATAAGCTGTTGGCACTCAACCAGAGGCAGAAGCTG GTATTACAGCAGAAGACTGAAGAAGCTGCTATGGCTACAAAACGACTTAAGGAGTTGTTAGATTCTCGAAAAGCTTCACGTGAAACACCTG GTGGAGGAATTAACAAAGGTCCTGGAATTCAG GCACTAGTGCAGGCTATTGAGCATGAACTTGAGGTTACTGTAGGAGTACATGAAGTACGGTCAGAGTATGAGCGGCAAATGAAAGA GAGGGCTAAAATGGGTGAAGAAGTTGCAAGATTGAAAGAGGAAGCGCTTATAGGAAAGCAGCAGAACTTAAG TGAATTTCCACAGTCGATGTCTCCTGGTGCTAGAAATTCGAGGATTTTTGCTCTTGAGAATATGCTTGCCACTTCCTCAAGTACCCTTGTTTCCATGGCATCTCAATTATCAGAAGCAGAGGAGCGTGAACGAGCATTTAGTGGTAGAGGGAGATGGAACCAAGTTCGCTCTGTTGCTGGGGCCAAAAATATCATGAACTTCCTCTTTAACCTGGCAGCATCCTCCCG GTGCCAGCTAAGGGATACAGAAGTTGACTGCAGACAGAAGGATGCAGAAATTAGAGATTTGAAGGAGAAAGTAGTCAACTTGATTAGACAAGTAGAGCTTCAAAAGTCCGAACTCAGCCGTCAGGAAAATTTAGTG AAGTTGGCTTTGGAGAGACATACCAATGAAATGAATGAAGCCTATGGAGCTTGTGTGATGAACAACAGCGACGGGCATTCTTATGACTTACGATCCAAGGTATATTATGACATAATTTGTGTTGCAACTAATATTAACAGATCTTAG